The proteins below are encoded in one region of Caballeronia sp. SL2Y3:
- a CDS encoding AraC family transcriptional regulator has translation MLAHFALLAPVFDAMPDIVFFVKDREARYAMVNSTLARRCGHKDDKTALIGKTAEDVFPRRFGRIYTAQDQAIIAQGVQLIDQLELHLYPGREPGWCMTCKQPLHDAEGRIVGLAGISRDLQAAESTHPAYSRLAAVVQHIQENYVQPLNMRDLAKMADMSIAQLERYFHKVFHLTPRQVLLKTRLDAATALLVTHDKVTDVAALCGYTDHSAFTRQFKATVGITPTEYRALVQANAPRVEQYANV, from the coding sequence ATGCTCGCGCACTTCGCGCTGCTCGCGCCGGTGTTCGACGCCATGCCCGACATCGTGTTCTTCGTGAAAGACCGCGAAGCGCGCTACGCCATGGTCAACAGCACGCTCGCGCGGCGCTGCGGCCACAAGGACGACAAGACCGCGCTCATCGGCAAGACGGCAGAAGACGTGTTTCCGCGCCGCTTCGGGCGGATCTACACGGCGCAGGATCAGGCGATCATCGCGCAGGGCGTGCAACTGATCGATCAACTGGAGCTGCATCTTTATCCCGGACGCGAGCCCGGCTGGTGCATGACCTGCAAGCAGCCGCTGCACGATGCAGAGGGACGTATCGTCGGGCTGGCCGGTATTTCGCGCGACTTGCAGGCGGCCGAAAGCACGCATCCCGCGTATAGCCGGCTCGCGGCCGTCGTCCAGCACATTCAGGAAAATTACGTGCAGCCGCTCAATATGCGCGACCTTGCGAAAATGGCCGACATGTCCATCGCGCAGCTTGAACGGTACTTCCATAAGGTCTTCCATCTGACGCCGCGGCAAGTGCTGCTCAAGACACGGCTGGATGCCGCCACCGCGCTCCTGGTGACGCACGACAAGGTGACGGATGTCGCCGCGCTCTGCGGCTACACGGACCACAGCGCCTTTACGCGCCAGTTCAAGGCGACAGTAGGCATCACGCCGACGGAATACCGCGCTTTAGTGCAGGCAAACGCGCCGCGCGTCGAGCAGTATGCGAATGTCTGA
- a CDS encoding DMT family transporter, with protein sequence MATLEGKARYAVAADNAGAGIAVMILTTAAFAASDSTVKLIGAAVPVIALLWVRYLFQMIVLGVWQARRGAFGIFRTFQTGNLKLQIVRALLLLTNSACTFAALRYLPLPVTTSLAMLAPLISTLLAALVLKDHVSRGKWAMVVLGFVGMLLIVRPGGSDFTWSVILPIGSATSFACFQVVSSHLSRVDDAITTNFLTALVATVVLCALVWADQAQLLPELARVGAVSWLLVAFMATMATGGQLLMLQALRRAPLAVLMPFSYAQLAFASCFSWLLFGQAPDAWMTAGMCVIAASGIGTVLMHGRK encoded by the coding sequence ATGGCGACCTTAGAGGGCAAAGCACGGTACGCGGTGGCTGCGGACAACGCCGGTGCCGGCATCGCGGTCATGATTCTGACCACGGCCGCCTTCGCCGCGAGCGATTCCACGGTCAAGCTGATCGGCGCTGCGGTCCCGGTCATCGCGCTACTGTGGGTGCGCTATCTGTTCCAGATGATCGTGCTTGGCGTCTGGCAGGCGCGACGCGGCGCGTTCGGCATCTTTCGCACCTTCCAGACCGGCAATCTCAAACTGCAAATCGTCCGCGCGCTGCTGCTGCTGACGAACTCGGCATGCACGTTCGCCGCCCTTCGCTACTTGCCGCTTCCCGTCACGACTTCCCTTGCGATGCTCGCGCCGCTGATCTCGACGCTGCTCGCCGCGCTCGTGCTGAAGGACCACGTTTCGCGCGGCAAATGGGCGATGGTCGTGCTCGGTTTCGTCGGCATGTTGTTGATCGTGCGACCCGGCGGTAGCGATTTCACCTGGTCGGTGATCTTGCCGATCGGTTCGGCCACGAGCTTCGCGTGCTTTCAGGTGGTATCGAGCCACCTCTCGCGCGTGGACGACGCGATCACAACCAACTTTCTGACCGCGCTCGTCGCGACGGTCGTCCTGTGCGCGCTCGTCTGGGCCGATCAGGCGCAGCTGCTGCCTGAACTCGCGCGCGTCGGCGCCGTCAGCTGGCTGCTCGTCGCATTCATGGCGACGATGGCCACCGGCGGTCAATTGCTGATGCTTCAGGCGTTACGCCGCGCGCCGCTCGCCGTGCTCATGCCGTTCTCGTACGCGCAGCTCGCGTTCGCATCGTGCTTTAGCTGGCTGCTGTTCGGACAGGCGCCGGACGCGTGGATGACGGCCGGCATGTGCGTGATCGCCGCGAGCGGAATCGGCACGGTGCTGATGCACGGGCGCAAATAA
- a CDS encoding XRE family transcriptional regulator: MQRANVSSAKAAKWVDASEHDVQFWRRGITVPPLHAFNRIAHALDVDVHWLCTGQTHAA; encoded by the coding sequence ATGCAACGCGCCAACGTAAGCTCCGCCAAAGCGGCCAAATGGGTCGATGCGAGCGAACACGACGTGCAGTTCTGGCGGCGCGGCATTACCGTGCCGCCGCTTCACGCGTTCAACCGCATCGCTCATGCGCTCGATGTCGATGTGCATTGGCTTTGCACCGGCCAGACGCACGCGGCCTGA
- a CDS encoding phasin family protein, protein MSSLAPETFIATQRAGLDATFGFATQAVQGFEKLIDLNVRTLRTALSEQQEFIGKSFFVRDIQEFFAVQNARMQANAQRAQAYWQDVNEIATGVRGAYVQAAQDQLEKSQRNAQAFVESFVTSAPLGSEAVVSAWKSVIDSATQSANSAYEAARTSTRQVVEAAQTEASATATASLPTPPAVRVVSNKPAGTKK, encoded by the coding sequence ATGAGCAGTCTTGCGCCAGAAACCTTTATCGCGACCCAGCGGGCCGGCTTGGATGCCACCTTCGGATTCGCCACTCAGGCGGTTCAGGGCTTCGAAAAACTGATCGACCTGAACGTCCGCACCTTGCGGACCGCTCTGTCGGAGCAGCAGGAATTCATCGGCAAGAGCTTCTTCGTCCGCGATATTCAGGAGTTCTTCGCCGTTCAGAACGCCCGCATGCAAGCGAACGCGCAGCGCGCGCAAGCCTATTGGCAGGACGTCAACGAAATCGCTACCGGCGTGCGTGGCGCCTACGTGCAAGCGGCACAAGACCAGTTGGAGAAGTCGCAGCGCAACGCGCAGGCGTTCGTCGAGAGCTTCGTTACGAGCGCGCCGCTCGGCAGCGAGGCGGTCGTGTCGGCGTGGAAATCCGTCATCGACTCCGCCACGCAGTCGGCGAATTCGGCCTACGAAGCGGCGCGCACCTCGACGCGTCAGGTCGTGGAAGCCGCGCAGACCGAGGCGAGCGCAACCGCGACCGCCAGCTTGCCGACGCCGCCCGCCGTGCGCGTCGTGTCCAACAAGCCGGCCGGCACGAAGAAGTAA
- a CDS encoding DOPA 4,5-dioxygenase family protein, with the protein MGHDNARAVSGWHAHVYFDAASRDAAWQLRQVIAERFAGDIESGALTLGRFHERPVGPHPLWSFQLGFGSERLTAMLEWLALNHGELGVFMHPNTGDDLRDHRDSAVWIGRSHKLVLTAFSR; encoded by the coding sequence ATGGGACACGACAACGCGCGCGCGGTCTCAGGCTGGCATGCGCATGTCTATTTCGACGCCGCTAGCCGCGACGCCGCATGGCAGCTTCGGCAGGTGATCGCGGAGCGGTTCGCTGGCGACATTGAAAGCGGCGCGCTGACGCTCGGCCGCTTTCACGAACGTCCGGTGGGACCTCATCCGCTATGGTCGTTTCAGCTCGGTTTCGGCAGCGAGCGACTGACGGCGATGCTCGAATGGCTCGCGCTGAATCACGGCGAACTCGGTGTGTTCATGCATCCTAATACAGGCGACGATCTGCGGGACCATCGCGATTCGGCGGTCTGGATCGGCCGTTCACACAAACTCGTGCTCACGGCCTTTTCCCGCTAG
- a CDS encoding ATP-dependent DNA helicase produces the protein MRTVSEPAYTVAVRALCEFTAKQGDLDLRFTPTPTAQEGVAGHITVTNRRAAGYQKEIALSEDYGQLRVRGRADGYDPALNRLEEIKTHRGKLDSMPQNHRHLHWAQARVYGHLMCRKLGLDSIEIALVYFDIVDQTETVLTETQTAEALKDHFDAQCQRFIAWAEQEVQHRAARDAALSELVFPHGAFRPGQRALAEAVYRAAVSGRCVVAEAPTGIGKTIGTLFPLLKAWPAQQLDKIYFLTAKSAGRQLALDGLSTLAASAPKSLRVVELVARDKACEHPDRSCHGESCPLARGFYDRLPAARAAALQRGHLDRATVADAAREHAVCPYYLSQELTRWADVVVGDYNYYFDTSAVLFALAEANRWRVAVLVDEAHNLVERARGMYSASLDQAAFNAMRRSAPPFFKRMLARVGRSLSDASRDQLAAGIDYAADDEPPAALLSALGQAISALTETMAEQPDAFTSEVLRFYFDALHFTRIAERFGAHSIFDITLSGKGRAVFCLRNVIPGPHLAPRFARAHSVALFSATLTPAHYYADTLGLPATTVRIDVESPFTADQLDVRAVADVSTRFRDRERSVDRIADLIAAQYVRAPGNYLSFFSSFDYLAQVASALERRHPSITCWQQSRGMSEADQHAFLARFEPDGRGIGFAVLGGAFGEAIDLPGTRLIGAFVATLGLPQLNVVNEQLKARMHAAFGDGYAYAYLFPGLQKVVQAAGRVIRGPQDRGVLYLIDDRFARADVRRLLPAWWDVKLLRERNESGTRVGIALAG, from the coding sequence ATGCGTACAGTTTCCGAGCCCGCCTACACCGTCGCCGTGCGCGCGCTCTGCGAGTTCACCGCGAAGCAAGGCGACCTCGACCTGCGTTTCACCCCGACGCCCACGGCGCAAGAAGGCGTAGCGGGCCACATCACCGTCACGAACCGCCGCGCGGCGGGCTATCAGAAGGAAATCGCGCTGTCCGAAGACTACGGCCAGCTGCGCGTGCGCGGCCGGGCGGATGGCTACGATCCCGCGCTGAACCGGCTCGAAGAAATCAAGACGCATCGCGGCAAGCTAGATTCGATGCCGCAGAATCATCGGCATCTGCATTGGGCGCAGGCGCGCGTCTACGGGCATCTCATGTGTCGCAAGCTCGGGCTCGACAGCATCGAAATCGCGCTCGTGTATTTCGATATCGTCGATCAGACGGAGACCGTGCTCACGGAGACTCAAACCGCCGAAGCGCTCAAAGACCATTTCGACGCCCAATGCCAGCGGTTCATCGCGTGGGCAGAGCAGGAAGTGCAGCATCGGGCGGCGCGGGATGCGGCGCTTTCCGAGCTCGTCTTTCCGCACGGCGCGTTCCGCCCCGGACAGCGGGCGCTCGCCGAAGCGGTGTATCGCGCGGCGGTGTCCGGCCGATGCGTCGTCGCCGAAGCGCCGACGGGCATCGGCAAGACGATCGGCACGCTCTTTCCGCTGCTCAAGGCGTGGCCCGCGCAGCAACTCGACAAGATCTACTTTCTGACCGCGAAAAGCGCGGGCCGCCAGCTGGCGCTCGACGGGCTCTCGACGCTTGCCGCGTCTGCGCCGAAGTCGCTGCGCGTCGTCGAACTCGTGGCGCGCGACAAGGCGTGCGAGCATCCGGACCGCTCGTGTCACGGCGAGTCGTGTCCGCTGGCGCGCGGCTTCTACGATCGCCTGCCGGCTGCCCGCGCCGCCGCGCTGCAACGAGGACATCTGGATCGCGCGACCGTGGCGGATGCGGCGCGCGAGCACGCCGTCTGTCCGTACTATCTGAGCCAGGAATTGACGCGCTGGGCGGATGTCGTCGTCGGCGACTACAACTATTACTTCGACACGAGCGCCGTGCTCTTCGCGCTCGCGGAGGCGAATCGCTGGCGCGTGGCCGTACTCGTCGACGAAGCGCATAACCTCGTCGAACGGGCGCGCGGCATGTATTCGGCGTCGCTCGATCAGGCCGCGTTCAACGCGATGCGCCGCAGCGCGCCGCCTTTTTTCAAGCGGATGCTGGCGCGCGTCGGCCGCAGTCTCAGCGACGCGAGCCGCGATCAGCTGGCGGCCGGCATCGACTACGCGGCGGACGACGAGCCGCCCGCAGCGCTCCTGAGCGCGCTCGGACAGGCGATCTCGGCGCTCACCGAAACGATGGCCGAGCAGCCGGACGCTTTCACGTCCGAGGTGCTGCGCTTCTATTTCGACGCGCTGCACTTCACGCGCATCGCCGAGCGTTTCGGCGCGCATTCGATCTTCGACATCACGCTGTCCGGCAAAGGCCGCGCGGTGTTCTGCCTGCGCAACGTCATTCCCGGCCCGCATCTCGCGCCGCGCTTCGCCCGCGCCCATAGCGTCGCGCTCTTTTCGGCGACGCTCACGCCCGCGCATTACTACGCCGACACGCTGGGCCTGCCCGCGACGACCGTGCGCATCGACGTCGAATCGCCGTTCACGGCCGATCAACTCGATGTGCGCGCCGTCGCCGACGTATCGACGCGCTTTCGCGACCGCGAACGCTCCGTCGACCGCATCGCGGACCTCATCGCCGCCCAATACGTCCGCGCGCCGGGCAACTATCTGAGCTTCTTCAGCAGCTTCGACTATCTCGCGCAAGTGGCGTCGGCGCTCGAACGGCGTCATCCATCGATTACGTGCTGGCAACAGTCGCGCGGGATGAGCGAGGCCGACCAGCACGCGTTCCTCGCCCGCTTCGAACCGGACGGGCGCGGCATCGGCTTCGCGGTGCTCGGCGGCGCGTTCGGCGAGGCGATCGATCTGCCGGGAACGCGGCTCATCGGCGCATTTGTCGCGACGCTAGGGCTGCCGCAACTGAACGTGGTCAACGAGCAACTGAAGGCGCGCATGCACGCCGCATTCGGCGATGGCTACGCCTACGCCTATCTTTTTCCCGGCCTACAGAAGGTCGTGCAGGCGGCCGGGCGCGTGATTCGCGGCCCGCAAGACCGCGGCGTGCTGTATCTGATCGACGACCGTTTCGCCCGCGCCGACGTGCGGCGCCTTCTGCCGGCGTGGTGGGACGTCAAACTGCTGCGCGAGCGGAACGAGAGCGGCACGAGAGTGGGCATCGCTCTTGCTGGTTGA
- a CDS encoding hemerythrin domain-containing protein produces MSTAQEPLDALKILEEDHRAVEQLFEAFDRAPKDDLERKSTLVQRACELLTIHAIVEEELLYPAAREAFGSDEEKIDVEEAYVEHYLVKTLIEKFTQLKAGDEGFDATFRVLKENVMHHVEEEESELFKEIRKTKLDVGALGQKIEARKTELQNRITEVATPR; encoded by the coding sequence ATGTCCACCGCACAAGAACCGCTCGACGCGCTCAAGATTCTCGAAGAAGACCATCGCGCAGTCGAACAGTTGTTCGAAGCCTTCGACCGCGCGCCGAAAGACGATCTCGAACGCAAGTCGACGCTGGTTCAGCGCGCCTGCGAACTGCTGACGATTCACGCGATCGTCGAGGAAGAACTGCTCTATCCGGCCGCACGCGAAGCCTTCGGCAGCGACGAAGAGAAGATCGACGTCGAGGAAGCCTACGTCGAGCACTATCTCGTCAAGACGCTGATCGAGAAGTTCACGCAACTGAAGGCCGGCGACGAAGGCTTCGACGCGACCTTCCGCGTGCTGAAGGAAAACGTGATGCATCACGTCGAAGAAGAGGAGTCGGAGCTCTTCAAGGAAATCCGCAAGACGAAGCTGGACGTCGGGGCGCTCGGCCAGAAGATCGAGGCGCGCAAGACGGAACTGCAGAACCGCATCACCGAAGTGGCGACGCCGCGCTGA
- a CDS encoding 2OG-Fe(II) oxygenase: MDSALATDASADIPGRIDALDWNDLGTQLDCQGSAIAPGLFSREECAALAALYDDDTRFRSRVVMERHSFGRGEYKYFAYPLPDVLDAVRGAAYRHLAPIANRWNEVMRIETRYPDEHAAFIERCHRAGQTRPTPLLLRYVPGDYNCLHQDLYGEHVFPIQMAILLSAPGRDFTGGEFVMTEQRPRMQSRVEVVPLAQGDAVFFAVHQRPVNGTRGSYRVNMRHGVSRLRSGKRHMLGVIFHDAR; encoded by the coding sequence ATGGACAGCGCGCTCGCGACCGATGCGAGCGCGGACATTCCCGGGCGCATCGACGCGCTCGACTGGAACGATCTCGGCACGCAACTCGACTGCCAAGGCTCGGCCATTGCGCCGGGCCTTTTTTCGCGCGAGGAATGCGCGGCGCTCGCCGCGCTGTACGACGACGACACGCGCTTTCGCAGCCGGGTGGTGATGGAACGGCACAGCTTCGGTCGCGGCGAGTACAAGTACTTCGCGTATCCGTTGCCCGACGTGCTCGATGCCGTGCGCGGCGCGGCCTACCGGCATCTGGCGCCGATCGCGAATCGCTGGAACGAGGTCATGCGCATCGAGACGCGCTATCCGGACGAACATGCGGCGTTCATCGAGCGATGCCATCGCGCGGGCCAGACGCGCCCGACGCCGCTTCTGCTTCGATACGTGCCCGGCGACTACAACTGCCTGCATCAGGACCTATACGGCGAGCATGTCTTCCCGATCCAGATGGCGATTCTGCTGTCCGCGCCCGGACGCGACTTCACCGGCGGCGAGTTCGTGATGACGGAACAGCGGCCGCGCATGCAGTCGCGCGTGGAAGTGGTGCCGCTCGCGCAAGGCGATGCGGTGTTCTTCGCCGTGCATCAACGGCCGGTGAACGGTACGCGCGGCTCTTATCGCGTGAACATGCGGCATGGCGTGAGCCGCCTGCGGTCAGGCAAGCGCCACATGCTGGGCGTGATCTTTCACGACGCGCGCTGA
- the ribA gene encoding GTP cyclohydrolase II, producing MKTASPSLDVQNSHHRFGECAECADVELAATATIPTRYGTFGSYVYRVKETDVEHIAFVMGDVSNGESVLTRLHSECVTGDVFGSYRCDCGEQLDLALRYIAAENRGILLYLRGHEGRGIGLANKIRAYALQEQGLDTVDANLHLGLPDDAREYDSAAAILRAMNVKSVRLMSNNPSKFDTLLRHDIPVSERVALAIPMREENERYIKTKQARFGHYFDENE from the coding sequence ATGAAAACCGCTTCTCCCTCGCTGGACGTACAGAACTCTCATCACCGCTTCGGCGAATGCGCCGAATGCGCGGACGTCGAACTGGCCGCGACCGCCACCATTCCGACGCGCTACGGCACCTTCGGTTCGTACGTTTATCGCGTGAAGGAGACGGATGTCGAGCACATCGCGTTCGTCATGGGCGACGTGAGCAACGGCGAATCCGTGCTCACGCGCCTGCATTCCGAATGCGTGACCGGCGACGTGTTCGGCTCGTATCGCTGCGACTGCGGCGAACAGCTCGACCTCGCGCTGCGCTATATCGCCGCGGAAAACCGCGGCATTCTGCTGTATTTGCGCGGCCACGAAGGGCGCGGCATCGGCCTCGCGAACAAGATTCGCGCGTATGCGTTGCAGGAGCAGGGGCTGGATACGGTCGATGCCAACCTGCACCTCGGCCTTCCCGACGACGCCCGCGAGTACGACTCGGCCGCCGCCATCCTGCGCGCGATGAACGTGAAGTCGGTGCGGCTGATGAGCAATAACCCGTCGAAGTTCGACACGCTTCTGCGCCACGACATTCCGGTGAGCGAGCGCGTGGCGCTGGCCATTCCGATGCGCGAAGAAAACGAGCGTTACATCAAGACGAAGCAGGCGCGCTTCGGCCATTACTTCGACGAGAACGAATAG
- a CDS encoding NADPH-dependent F420 reductase, with protein sequence MKIGIIGAGNIGQVLAEHFTKCGHDVNIANSRGPDSLRDVERTTGATAVEARDAVKGAELIVVTIPQAKVPDLPKDLFAGVPANVVVVDTGNYYPQQRDGRIEEIEKGMPESRWVEQQIGRPVVKAFNNIYAAHLRKGGKPAGTPGRIALPVSGDDHRAKTIVMKLIDEMGFDAVDNGEIDDSWRQQPATPVYTADFDAEGVREALKKADPVRKPEWRATDRSPGTFENPA encoded by the coding sequence ATGAAGATCGGAATCATTGGAGCGGGAAACATCGGACAGGTTCTGGCCGAGCATTTCACGAAGTGCGGCCATGACGTGAACATCGCCAACTCGCGCGGGCCGGATTCGCTGCGCGACGTCGAGCGCACGACCGGCGCGACCGCCGTCGAGGCGCGCGACGCGGTGAAGGGCGCGGAACTCATCGTCGTGACGATTCCGCAGGCGAAGGTGCCGGATCTGCCGAAGGATCTGTTCGCCGGCGTGCCGGCGAACGTCGTCGTGGTCGACACCGGCAACTACTATCCGCAGCAGCGCGACGGGCGCATCGAAGAGATCGAAAAGGGCATGCCGGAAAGCCGCTGGGTCGAGCAGCAGATCGGCCGGCCGGTTGTGAAGGCGTTCAACAACATCTACGCGGCGCATCTGCGCAAGGGCGGCAAGCCGGCGGGCACGCCGGGGCGTATTGCGCTGCCGGTGTCGGGAGACGACCATCGCGCGAAAACCATCGTGATGAAGCTGATCGACGAAATGGGCTTCGATGCAGTCGACAACGGCGAAATCGACGACTCGTGGCGTCAGCAGCCCGCGACGCCGGTCTACACGGCGGACTTCGACGCAGAGGGCGTGCGCGAGGCGCTGAAGAAGGCCGATCCGGTGCGCAAGCCCGAATGGCGCGCGACCGACCGCAGTCCCGGCACGTTCGAGAATCCGGCGTGA
- the ahpC gene encoding alkyl hydroperoxide reductase subunit C: protein MPIINSQVKPFKATAYHNGDFVTITDENLKGKWSVFVFYPADFTFVCPTELGDLADRYEEFKKLGVEIYGVSTDTHFTHKAWHDTSETIAKIQYPMIGDPTLAISRNFDVLIEEEGMALRGTFVINPEGEIKLCEIHDNGIGRDAGELLRKVQAAQYVASHPGEVCPAKWTPGAETLTPSLDLIGKI from the coding sequence ATGCCGATCATCAACAGCCAAGTCAAGCCGTTCAAGGCCACCGCTTATCACAACGGCGATTTCGTGACCATCACCGATGAAAACCTGAAGGGCAAGTGGTCCGTGTTCGTGTTCTATCCGGCCGACTTCACGTTCGTCTGCCCGACGGAACTCGGCGATCTGGCTGATCGTTACGAAGAATTCAAGAAGCTGGGCGTCGAGATCTACGGCGTTTCGACCGATACGCACTTCACGCACAAGGCATGGCACGACACGTCGGAAACGATCGCGAAGATCCAGTATCCGATGATCGGCGACCCGACGCTCGCGATCTCGCGCAACTTCGACGTGCTGATCGAAGAAGAAGGCATGGCGCTGCGTGGCACGTTCGTGATCAACCCGGAAGGCGAGATCAAGCTGTGCGAAATCCACGACAACGGCATCGGCCGCGACGCAGGCGAACTGCTGCGCAAGGTGCAGGCTGCGCAATACGTCGCATCGCACCCGGGCGAAGTCTGCCCCGCCAAGTGGACGCCGGGCGCTGAAACGCTGACGCCGTCGCTGGACCTCATCGGCAAGATCTAA
- the ahpF gene encoding alkyl hydroperoxide reductase subunit F, whose amino-acid sequence MLDANLKNQLKAYLEKVTRPIELVAFLDDSDKSRELKGLLDEIASLSTQISVVEKEDASARRPSFTIGEPGKGAGIQFAGIPMGHEFTSLVLALLQTGGHPIKLDDATIEQIRNLDGDYRFETYFSLSCQNCPEVVQALNVMAIINPRIKHVAIDGALFQSEVEERQVMAVPTMFLNGESFGQGRSGVKEILAKLDSGSAARAAKELEKKPVFDVLIVGGGPAGAAAAIYAARKGIATGVVAERFGGQVLDTMAIENFVSVQETEGPKFATALEQHVKSYEVDVMDVQRAEKLVPGRIHEVQLASGAVLKAKTIVLATGARWREINVPGEREYRGRGVAYCPHCDGPLFKGKRVAVIGGGNSGVEAAIDLAGVVAAVTLIEFGAELRADAVLQKKLRSLPNVTIVTSAQTTEITGDGKKVNGLNYTDRATGVSHRVELEGVFVQIGLVPNTEWLKGTVELSKHGEIVVDAKGATSVPGVFAAGDVTTVPFKQIVIAVGEGAKASLGAFDHLIRASVEDEAPAEEAVAA is encoded by the coding sequence ATGCTGGACGCCAACCTCAAGAATCAGTTGAAAGCCTATCTGGAAAAGGTCACCCGGCCGATCGAGCTCGTCGCCTTCCTCGACGACAGCGACAAGTCGCGTGAGCTGAAGGGCCTGCTCGACGAAATCGCTTCGCTGTCGACGCAGATCAGCGTCGTCGAGAAAGAGGACGCCTCCGCGCGTCGTCCGTCGTTCACCATCGGCGAGCCGGGCAAGGGCGCGGGCATCCAGTTCGCGGGCATTCCGATGGGCCACGAATTCACGTCGCTCGTGCTGGCGCTGTTGCAAACCGGCGGCCATCCGATCAAGCTGGACGACGCGACCATCGAACAGATTCGCAATCTCGACGGCGACTACCGCTTCGAGACGTATTTCTCGCTGTCGTGCCAGAACTGCCCAGAAGTCGTGCAGGCGCTGAACGTGATGGCGATCATCAATCCGCGCATCAAGCACGTCGCGATCGACGGCGCGCTCTTCCAGAGCGAAGTCGAAGAGCGCCAGGTCATGGCCGTGCCGACGATGTTCCTGAACGGCGAAAGCTTCGGCCAGGGCCGCAGCGGCGTGAAGGAAATTCTCGCGAAGCTGGATAGCGGCTCGGCCGCCCGCGCCGCGAAGGAACTGGAGAAGAAGCCGGTGTTCGACGTGCTGATCGTCGGCGGCGGGCCGGCTGGCGCGGCAGCGGCGATCTACGCGGCGCGCAAGGGCATTGCGACGGGCGTCGTCGCCGAGCGCTTCGGCGGTCAGGTGCTCGACACCATGGCGATCGAAAACTTCGTCTCCGTGCAGGAAACAGAAGGACCGAAGTTCGCCACGGCACTCGAACAGCACGTGAAGAGCTACGAAGTCGACGTGATGGACGTGCAGCGCGCCGAGAAGCTGGTGCCGGGCCGCATTCACGAAGTGCAGCTGGCAAGCGGCGCGGTGCTGAAGGCAAAGACGATCGTGCTGGCGACCGGCGCGCGGTGGCGCGAAATCAACGTGCCGGGCGAGCGCGAGTATCGCGGTCGCGGCGTGGCGTACTGCCCGCACTGCGACGGCCCGCTCTTCAAGGGCAAGCGCGTTGCGGTGATCGGCGGCGGCAATTCGGGCGTCGAGGCGGCGATCGACCTGGCGGGCGTGGTTGCGGCGGTGACGTTGATCGAATTCGGCGCGGAACTGCGCGCTGACGCAGTGCTGCAAAAGAAGCTGCGCAGCCTGCCGAACGTGACCATCGTCACGAGCGCGCAGACCACGGAAATCACCGGCGACGGCAAGAAGGTCAACGGCCTGAACTACACGGACCGCGCGACGGGCGTGAGCCATCGCGTGGAGCTGGAAGGCGTGTTCGTGCAGATCGGTCTCGTGCCGAACACCGAGTGGCTCAAGGGCACGGTGGAACTGTCGAAGCACGGCGAGATCGTCGTCGACGCGAAGGGCGCGACCTCGGTTCCGGGCGTGTTCGCCGCCGGCGACGTGACGACGGTGCCGTTCAAGCAGATCGTGATCGCAGTGGGCGAAGGCGCGAAGGCATCGCTCGGGGCGTTCGATCACCTGATCCGCGCATCGGTGGAAGACGAAGCGCCGGCCGAGGAAGCAGTCGCGGCGTAA